In Macaca fascicularis isolate 582-1 chromosome 15, T2T-MFA8v1.1, one genomic interval encodes:
- the LOC135967586 gene encoding uncharacterized protein, whose amino-acid sequence MSAPALGLPDLTKPFTLYVSEREKMAVEVLTQKVGPWPRLVAYLLKQLDGVSKGWLPCLRALAATALLVQEADKLTLGQNLNIKAPHTVVTFMNTKGHHWLTNAKLTKCQSLLCENPRITIEVCNTLNPATLLPVSESPVKHDCVEVLDSVYSSRPDLRDQPWASVDWELHVDGSSFINPQGERCAGYAVVTLDTVVEARSLPQGSSAQKAELIALIRALELSEGKTVNIYTDSRYAFLTLQVHRALLYKEKGLLNSGGKDIKYPQETLQLLEAVWKPHKVVVMHCRGRQRASILVGLGNSRADSEARKAASAPFRASVIAPLLPQAPDLVPTYSKEEKDFLQAERGQEMEEGWIRLPDGRVAVPQLLGAAVILAVHETTHLSQESLEKLLGRYFYISHLSALAKTVTQQCVTCRKHNARQGPAIPPGIQAYGAAPFEDLQVDFTEMPKCGDLIPRFGLPLRIGSDNGPAFVADLVQKTAKVLGITWKLHTAYRPQSSGKVERMNRTIKKSLGKVCQETGLKWIQALPMVLFKIRCTPSKRTGYSPYEILYHRPLPILWGLPGTPRELGEIELQLQLQALGKITQTISAWVNKRCPVSLFSPVHPFSPGDQVWIKDWNVASLCPRWKGPQTVILTTPTAVKVEGIPAWIHHSPVKPAAPETWEARPSPDNPCREILKKTTSPAPVTPGS is encoded by the exons atgtcagccccagccctggggctacCTGATCTGACAAAGCCTTTTACATTGTAtgtgtcagagagagaaaagatggcaGTTGAAGTTTTAACCCAAAAGGTGGGGCCCTGGCCGAGGCTGGTGGCTTACCTCTTGAAACAACTAGACGGGGTTTCTAAAGGATGGCTCCCTTGTTTGAGGGCCTTGGCAGCAACTGCTCTACTAGTacaagaagcagataagctgACTCTTGGGCAAAACCTGAACATAAAGGCCCCCCATACTGTGGTGACTTTCATGAACACTAAAGGACATCATTGGTTAACGAATGCTAAACTCACCAAGTGCCAAAGTTTGCTCTGTGAGAATCCCCGCATAACTATTGAGGTTTGTAATACCCTGAATCCTGCCACCTTGCTCCCAGTATCAGAGAGCCCTGTCAAGCATGACTGTGTAGAAGTGTTGGACTCAGTTTACTCTAGCAGacctgacctccgggaccagccttgggcatcagtagaCTGGGAACTACAcgtggatgggagcagcttcatcaACCCACAAGGAGAGAGATGTGCAGGGTATGCAGTGGTAACCCTGGACACTGTTGTTGAAGCCAGATCGTTGCCCCAGGGCTCTTCAGCCCAGAAAGCTGAACTCATTGCTTTAATTCGGGCCTTAGAACTCAGTgaaggtaagactgtaaacatttacactgattcTCGGTATGCCTTTTTAACTCTTCAAGTGCATAGAGCattattatataaagaaaagggCCTATTGAACTCTGGGGGGAAGGATATAAAATATCCACAAGAAACCTTACAATTATTAGAAGCAGTATGGAAACCCCACAAGGTGGTAGTTATGCATTGCAGAGGACGCCAGCGAGCTTCCATCTTGGTGGGTTTGGGGAATTCCCGCGCTGACTCAGAGGCTCGAAAAGCAGCATCTGCCCCCTTCCGGGCATCAGTCATAGCCCCCCTGCTCCCTCAAGCACCTGATCTTGTACCTACTTattctaaagaagaaaaggactTTCTCCAGGCAGAGAGAGGACAAGAGATGGAGGAAGGATGGATTCGGTTACCAGATGGGAGAGTAGCTGTGCCACAGCTGCTAGGAGCTGCAGTTATACTGGCTGTGCATGAAACCACCCATCTAAGTCAGGAGTCACTTGAAAAGTTGTTAGGTCGGTATTTCTACATCTCGCATTTGTCAGCCCTTGCCAAAACGGTGACGCAGCAGTGTGTTACCTGCCGAAAGCATAATGCAAGACAAGGTCCAGCCATTCCACCCGGCATACAAGCTTATGGAGCAGCCCCCTTTGAAGACCTCCAGGTGGACTTCACAGAGATGCCAAAGTGTGGAG ATCTTATTCCTAGATTTGGACTGCCCTTACGGATCGGCTCAGATAATGGGCCGGCGTTTGTGGCTGACTTGGTACAGAAGACAGCAAAGGTATTGGGGATCACATGGAAATTGCATACTGCCTACCGGCCTCAGAGTTCAGGAAAGGTGGAGCGGATGAATCGGACTATCAAAAAGAGTTTAGGGAAAGTATGTCAGGAAACAGGATTAAAATGGATACAGGCTCTCCCTatggtattatttaaaattagatgTACCCCTTCTAAAAGAACAGGATATTCCCCTTATGAAATATTATATCATAGGCCCCTTCCCATATTGTGGGGACTTCCAGGCACTCCCCGAGAGTTAGGTGAAATTGAGTTACAGCTACAGTTACAGGCTTTAGGGAAAATTACACAAACAATCTCAGCCTGGGTAAATAAGAGATGCCCTGTTAGCTTATTCTCCCCAGTTCACCCTTTCTCCCCAGGTGATCAAGTGTGGATCAAGGACTGGAACGTAGCCTCTTTGTGCCCACGGTGGAAAGGACCCCAGACTGTTATCTTGACCACTCCCACCGCTGTGAAGGTAGAGGGAATCCCAGCCTGGATCCACCACAGCCCTGTAAAACCTGCAGCGcctgaaacctgggaggcaagaCCAAGCCCGGACAACCCTTGCAGAGAGATCCTGAAGAAGAcaacaagccctgctccagtcacacccggaagctga
- the LOC123569213 gene encoding uncharacterized protein — translation MAGSRLTATSASWVQDSMAFEDVAVNFTQQEWALLDSSQKNLYREVMQETCRNLASVGNKRNDQNIEDHFKKPGKDYRNHMVQRLRESKESSQYGQVVSHIPNLDLNENISTGLKQRVCSICGKVFVRHSLLNRHILAHSGYKPYGEKQYKCEQCGKLFVSVPGVRRHMIMHSGNPAYKCTICGKAFHFLNSVERHQRTHTGEKPYKYKQCGKTFTVSGSCLIHERTHTGEKLYECKECGKTLRFSCSFKTHERTHTGERCTKCDKAFSCSTSLHDHGSIHTGERPYECKQCGKGFSRLSSLCNPRSTHTGEKPYKCKQCDQAFSHLSSLHLHERIHTGEKPYECKRCGKAYTRSSHLIHHERSHDIEVGCSDSAYNPSTLGGQGVCIA, via the exons gactccatggcttttgaggatgtggctgtgaactttacccagcaggaatgggctttgctagattcttctcagaagaatctctacagagaagtgatgcaggaaacctgcaggaacctggcttctgtag gaaacaaacGGAACgaccagaatattgaagatcacttcAAAAAACCTGGGAAAGA ttaccgaaATCATATGGTACAGAGACTGCGTGAAAGCAAAGAAAGTAGTCAGTATGGACAAGTTGTCAGCCACATTCCAaatcttgatctgaatgagaatATTTCTACTGGATTAAAACAACGTGTATGCagtatttgtggaaaagtctttgtacgtcattccctccttaataggcacatcctagctcactcaggatacaaaccatatggagagaagcaatataaatgtgaacagtGTGGGAAACTTTTCGTTTCTGTTCCGggtgttagaagacacatgataatgcacagtggaaatccagcttataaatgtacgatatgtgggaaagcttttcattttctcaattcagttgaaagacatcagagaactcatacaggagaaaaaccctataaatataaacaatgtgGTAAAACGTTCACTGTTTCCGGTTCTTGTCTAATACATGaaagaactcacactggagagaaactctatgaatgtaaggaatgtgggaaaacactcagattttcttgttcttttaagaCGCATGAAAGGACTCATACTGGAGAAAGATGTACCAAGtgtgataaagccttcagctgttccacttcccttcatgaccatggaagcattcatactggagagagaccctatgaatgtaaacaatgtggcaaaGGCTTTAGTCgtttgagttccctttgtaaccctagaagtactcatactggagagaaaccctataaatgtaaacaatgtgaccaagccttcagtcacctcagttcccttcacctccacgaaagaattcatactggagaaaaaccctatgaatgtaagagatGCGGTAAAGCCTACACTCGTTCCAGTCACCTTATTCACcatgaaagaagtcatgatatagaggTTGGGTGTAGTGattcagcctataatcccagcactttgggaggccaaggtgtatgtattgcttga